The Fusarium falciforme chromosome 8, complete sequence region GAGAGGAGGACCCGAGAGTGACGCCGACAAGCAAAGCATCAGTGGGTCAATATGGTCCACCAAGAGCTGACAGTCTAGAAGGTGATGACGGACGACTACAAGATCCCTGAATCCCCTCAAGCTTACATACCCCAGACCCCAAACGGTCCCCACAGACTCTCGTCCGACACGATGATGCCCTCGCGGTGCCGGATCCCGACGTATCTGTGTGGTTGTCCGAAGGTCGAAGCACATCCAGGTGGATCACCATTTAGAGCCTGGATTCGCGTTACGTTATGCGGGACCGGCATTCCCAGCACAGAGCCTCAACTCGTCTTCTGCTTGGCTGCGGGCGGGTTGCGATGTGTCACCGAAACCACCGAGGACGGGGCTTCACCACTCTCCACGGGCACGCCTGGGGAAGTCCGGCTGTGCGGCAAAATAGGAGAAACGAACGACTCGTACGGTGGGTTCTTCGTCCCCAGGTCTCCATACTCTTGTCTTGAGATTCTCCGCAGACATGAGAGATTGGGTTGAGGAGACGACTGGATCTTTTACGTACGAGCAACTGAGAGAATGCGGAGCGGACCATGTCGGGCATTTGGAGAGGAATTCCGGGGCCAAGACGGAGGGTACACGGAGGATGACCGGGAGAACCGGCGACGTGCGTCCGATTGTTGAAGAGCCAAGACGGACCTACGACCGCTCTCTACAGTAGTCCTCCGAAAAAAATTTTACCGGACAGCCCGATATTCTTTGTATCTCTTCGGCCAAGGGCTCGAATTGTTCTCGAAGCAGCGCTAGCCAGGGGTGGGTACGGGGAGGAGGGTCAGTGGATAGTGGATAGTGGACAGTGGGACAAGGGGTGGTTATCTCTGGTTAGCGCATTGACGGTAAGCAGAGAGCAGAATCTTGCAAGGACTGGGTGGCGAGAGTATCTTGCGTCTGTTTGTCCTGTGACTACAATACTGGACAGCCAAGAACAGCGAGACAGCCAGATAATGATTCGGCAGATGGTACGATACATACTCTCTCACAGACGCAAACCTTGCACCTTACGGAGTAACGTACAGCTTGCAGCATTACTCGTCACTGCGTCTGAGTGGACAGTCCCCGAGCCAAAGGGTTACTTGAGCCACTTGCGTAAACTGCGCGTTTTGCAGGGGTTACGCTCTGTTGACTCGCTGGCTACTCACGACCCGCGCAATAAACATAAGGTAATAGCCGGGTTTACGGTTCCGCAATTGCTGCTCTAGCTGCCGTCGGTCGCGCACCGAGGCTTCCAGAAGGCGTCGCACTGCAGCATCTCATGCATCCAGGCTGTTTGAGGCTGTCGGTGGTTCGGCATCCGCTGCGTCCGGCCCTACTGCGTATCTTTACCTGGTGGAGGCCTATGGAGAGCGCCCCAGGCCTTGATATCCGTCATCGAAACGCGTCCAGTTGGTCAAGCCTCTCGTATTGGCCAGACGACCCTGTGGAGTAGAGTTTACCCACCCACCATCGATCTGTGATACCATGTAATTTCTAATGGAATTGTATGAGTCGAGGCACGGCTGACCCCGACTTGTTGGGTGTTTCAACACAAGGGATCCCAGCAAAGGTCGTCTGCCGACATTGGTCGTCCGCAGAGTTTGTAGATGCCCAATCGAGTCCCTGCAATCTATATTTCTCACTACTAAATCTCTTACATGTGCTCTGTGCTTGTCTAGGTTCCCCTCTCTTGTGAGCTGCCTAATCTGGAGCATCTCTTGGCGAGCGTCGGAGATGACTGCATGCCCGTGCAGGTTCCGGCAAGGTGAGAGTAttcatcttggcgatgagTTGATCTCGATTGGCTGTGTAACAGGAGATACAGGATAGTCCTGGATAGTGTCTGCCTGGATAGCCCAGCTCGCCTATTCTGCTACTCTTCTATCGTGTAGCGTGGCCAGATTGCGATGAAATTTCTCCGATGCTGTTATCGCCAAACTTCAGACTCAACGTCCCGCGTGTTAGCAGAGCCAGGTTTACAGTCGCATTGGCTTGTAACGTTTTCTGGGATGCTCAAAGTTACTTTTATCCATTCAATTGACATGTGGTCCAACTTCAAGGGCCCATATTGCTTGCAGCTCGGTCAAGGTTCCCGTCCATTGAACAAATCAGCCCCGTTGACTCCCTGCTACCGGGTAGTCCTGTCGAACCTCCACTGCTCACGAAGATGGATTATTCGTGGATAACAGCGTCCATTCACGTCCACCAATCCACAAGTTTTAGCAAAGCGACCGCTTCCATCGCGAAACAATTAACAGATACCATCAAGACTCACTTCCCACCCTACACCTCACCTCCACGACGTCGAAATAGACATCAACACCCTGCAGCTCTCCACTCAGTCCCATTTTCACTTGGCATTATTCACAGTCTCTAAAGATTCACCTAGGTTCATGCAGAGATCGACTAATCTGGGGTAATAGACAATTCtcattactattaataacaAACCAATCAACTTTTCTATAAATGAATGCTCCCTGGTATCTTGAATCCATCGTAACTCGTTCTGTAGTCAAACCCAAGCGCCTGTAGATGATGCAAATATCAGAATAGACTCAGTCCATGACCACCTGCACCGGAACCGTCAGTTCCACCTTGGTGTCGCCCTCCAGAACCAGTCGAGCCGTGTAAACTCTGGCGATGATGCACGAGTGAAACGTAGGGATAAACATCTTGTCCGCTGTTGGCAGCTTGAATGGAACCTGAATGGTTGCAGTGTGAAAGACTGGCGACCCCTTATCAGACTGCTCCATGTCGACATTCTGCGTCCACTCCATGCTTGTGTTTGTCTTTCGCAGAGATACAGATGCGGGATATGCAAAGTTGTCGGTCTGTCCGCCTAGGTTTGGTAGACGAGTCATCGGTTGATCGCGGAACCAGGTGTGCGCCTGGATCTTGATAGAGGCTGAAGTGAACTGCGGGGGAATGACATCGGCTGCAGATGGTTCGAATGTGAGGCTGACAGGAATCGTAGATGGGCTGGCTTCGTGACCTTCCTTGCTGAGGTGGATGGCGGCAGGCTCAGCAGCCACAGCTGAGATGCGTCCTTGGACAGCTGAAAACATGTTCTTGCGGACATTCTTTGTTCGCTCGAGAGCATACAAGTTGTCGCTCTTGGTGATGCTCAGGGGTGGCTCCTCAAAAGTCGAAGGCATCACATTGATGGGATGCGAGCTCTCAGAAATAACCACAGGACCCTGCTTGGAGTTTTTCAGAACACAAGCCCTGATGCTGTAGCTGATGCGCGCCATATCCGGAGCAAGATCGTCCTTCTCCCAGCCTCCAACAGTCGGGGGCAAACACATGTGCTTCTCCCAGACATGATCCGACTCGACCTTGTGGATGCAGGCCTGCGAAGTGAGATGGGCGGGAATGTTAAAGTTGAAGGCAAAAGTGTAACCCTTGCCAGCCTCAAAGACGTGGTTCGCTGGgtactcgtcgtcatcaatgGGCATCTCCAACCGGAGGAACCGATGAGTCGTCAGGTGTGTGATATCGGGACCATCGCGGCGAGTCTCTCCTGATCCAACGAGAGAGATATCGACTCTGTCGAATTGCATGTTCCTCGAGGGCGAGATGGTGACGTTTCCAGAGACCTCAGAGTCGGTGGTGTAGACCTTGGAGTTAAAGTGGCCATTGAGAGAGACGTTGACCTCGGCCTTTTTGGCCCGGGCACGCAGGATCGAGGCCAAAGCATTCGAAGCCATTCCCCAAGGGTGGGAAGTTCCACCGCGCCGGATACCAATGTGGTCATACTCTGGCGGCGTCATGGGCAGCTTTGTCTGGGAGTCGACAAAGGTCGGGAGGGACTTTTCAGCGATCATGGTGACGATTTCACTGAGACTTGATGATATGAATGAAGTTGATCAGGAGAACCAGGCAGAACAACAGCagctcttattatactctgtTGACTTGTCAACTTGTGCGCCCTGTTGTGACGCGACCCATCACGACCCATCGCATGGTTGACCCACGGGTTGACAAGTTGTAGGGCGCATGGTGACATCGGACCCCGGGAGTCATCATCGGGAGCGAATCGCAGCAAATTGACGGAGGTGGCTTACAGGTGAGATCTAGCTCTGTAAGCACCGTTAACCCGGCTTACTGGTAGCTTTTTTCCGGGGAAAATAG contains the following coding sequences:
- a CDS encoding Arrestin-N domain-containing protein, coding for MIAEKSLPTFVDSQTKLPMTPPEYDHIGIRRGGTSHPWGMASNALASILRARAKKAEVNVSLNGHFNSKVYTTDSEVSGNVTISPSRNMQFDRVDISLVGSGETRRDGPDITHLTTHRFLRLEMPIDDDEYPANHVFEAGKGYTFAFNFNIPAHLTSQACIHKVESDHVWEKHMCLPPTVGGWEKDDLAPDMARISYSIRACVLKNSKQGPVVISESSHPINVMPSTFEEPPLSITKSDNLYALERTKNVRKNMFSAVQGRISAVAAEPAAIHLSKEGHEASPSTIPVSLTFEPSAADVIPPQFTSASIKIQAHTWFRDQPMTRLPNLGGQTDNFAYPASVSLRKTNTSMEWTQNVDMEQSDKGSPVFHTATIQVPFKLPTADKMFIPTFHSCIIARVYTARLVLEGDTKVELTVPVQVVMD